A part of Syntrophorhabdaceae bacterium genomic DNA contains:
- the glmS gene encoding methylaspartate mutase subunit S, translating to MEKRQVNKAIVIGTIGSDAHMIGGWVLQKAFKDAGFTVAFLGAVVPQQEFINAAIEIDADAILVSSMYGMGLLDCEGLRQKCIEAGLKDIVLYVGGTVAAPLELEKNWPEIDRRFKEIGFNRAFPNTCTASEAVHALKTDLGIE from the coding sequence ATGGAAAAGAGACAGGTAAATAAGGCCATTGTGATCGGAACGATAGGTTCGGACGCGCATATGATCGGCGGATGGGTACTTCAAAAGGCTTTTAAGGATGCGGGCTTTACCGTGGCATTTCTTGGGGCCGTGGTGCCTCAACAGGAGTTTATCAACGCGGCGATCGAAATCGACGCGGATGCCATTCTCGTCTCTTCTATGTACGGGATGGGGCTTCTGGACTGTGAAGGGCTCAGGCAGAAATGTATCGAAGCCGGCCTCAAAGACATCGTACTTTATGTGGGGGGAACGGTAGCCGCGCCCCTGGAGCTTGAAAAAAATTGGCCCGAGATCGATCGGCGATTCAAGGAGATAGGCTTTAACCGCGCATTCCCCAATACATGCACCGCGTCCGAGGCGGTCCATGCGCTGAAAACAGACCTGGGAATCGAGTAG
- the cobO gene encoding cob(I)yrinic acid a,c-diamide adenosyltransferase, translating into MATKGLLMVHTGKGKGKTTAALGLAFRALGHKLPVCVVQFIKGAGNYGELKAAERFKDLIEFHVVGQGFTWESDDLDKDREAAVNGWQLAKSRIQEGRHRIIILDEFTYALNYGMVDEAEAMESLRNKPHDLHIIVTGRDAPQKLIELADLVTEMGEIKHPFNSGIKAQKGIEW; encoded by the coding sequence ATGGCGACAAAAGGACTGTTGATGGTCCATACAGGGAAGGGCAAGGGGAAAACCACCGCTGCACTCGGGCTTGCATTTCGGGCATTGGGTCACAAACTGCCTGTCTGCGTGGTCCAGTTCATCAAGGGTGCGGGAAATTACGGAGAACTGAAGGCTGCCGAGAGGTTTAAAGACCTGATCGAATTTCATGTAGTAGGTCAGGGCTTCACATGGGAATCGGACGATCTGGACAAAGACCGCGAAGCCGCCGTGAATGGATGGCAACTGGCGAAATCACGAATTCAGGAGGGGCGTCACCGCATAATCATCCTGGATGAATTTACCTATGCCCTCAACTACGGCATGGTCGATGAAGCGGAGGCCATGGAATCTCTCCGAAACAAACCCCACGATCTGCACATTATCGTTACAGGCCGTGATGCGCCCCAAAAGCTTATAGAGCTGGCCGACCTCGTGACCGAGATGGGAGAGATCAAACATCCTTTCAATTCGGGGATAAAAGCCCAGAAAGGCATCGAATGGTAA
- a CDS encoding TetR/AcrR family transcriptional regulator — MEESRKPSSKRISSIAKAGAELFATKGFVETSMHDVATAAKLSKGGIYHYFTSKTELLDFIINSFIDIVLEGLEEDLEKEKTDMDKLRKLIFRHVEIYPQNMYKAKVLISEAHNLPRKSRKKILVKEKEYYRIITEVLSGYLGSSIEKDQLTMITFSLLGMCNWIYRWYNPKGPITWEQLSETIFDIFLKGISGLKEKGQALPQTLPNT; from the coding sequence ATGGAGGAAAGCAGGAAACCGTCGAGCAAGAGAATCAGCTCTATTGCAAAAGCCGGGGCCGAACTTTTCGCTACAAAGGGCTTTGTCGAGACGAGCATGCATGATGTGGCGACGGCCGCAAAGTTGAGCAAGGGCGGCATATACCATTATTTTACCAGCAAGACGGAGCTTCTTGACTTTATCATAAACAGCTTCATAGACATCGTCCTGGAGGGTCTCGAGGAAGACCTGGAAAAAGAGAAGACCGATATGGATAAGTTGAGGAAACTGATTTTTCGTCATGTGGAGATCTATCCTCAGAACATGTATAAGGCGAAAGTCCTGATAAGCGAAGCCCATAATCTTCCCCGCAAATCCCGTAAGAAGATACTGGTGAAAGAAAAGGAGTATTATCGCATTATTACGGAAGTACTTTCCGGTTATCTCGGCTCTTCGATAGAGAAAGATCAGCTTACTATGATCACCTTCAGCCTTCTCGGCATGTGCAACTGGATTTACAGGTGGTACAACCCTAAGGGGCCTATCACCTGGGAGCAGCTTTCGGAGACCATCTTCGATATCTTTTTGAAAGGTATCTCAGGTCTCAAGGAAAAGGGCCAGGCCCTCCCGCAGACCCTTCCAAACACCTGA
- a CDS encoding CsgG/HfaB family protein — MRGKRINWSTHVGTFCMSLFLAAAIGITGSWATDPTLGGANSTAGGSAGGATSEGANTQLERCNETLGTMAVVEDQTAPWYANLSQYKLGSTIPVLRMMVQQSNCFVIVERGRAMQNIMQERALEQSGEMRKGSGFGKGQMVAADYTMSPSINFSQKGTSGVGGALGGLFGSVGKVVGAVAGGFKSNEASTTLLLVDNRSGIQLAAAEGSAKNFDFSLAGAAFGSGGGGGMGGYTSTPEGKILTAAFMDSYNKLVRVVRSYRAQEVKGGLGTGGRLGVQGGQTPASRQLR, encoded by the coding sequence ATGAGGGGAAAGCGAATCAATTGGAGCACGCACGTCGGCACATTCTGTATGAGCCTCTTTTTGGCCGCTGCAATAGGCATTACCGGCTCATGGGCTACGGATCCGACTCTGGGCGGCGCCAACAGCACTGCCGGGGGATCGGCAGGGGGAGCGACATCGGAAGGAGCAAATACTCAGCTGGAACGATGCAATGAGACACTCGGTACCATGGCGGTGGTGGAGGACCAGACTGCTCCCTGGTACGCGAATCTTTCTCAGTATAAACTCGGCTCTACCATACCCGTGCTGAGGATGATGGTCCAGCAGTCGAACTGTTTCGTGATAGTAGAACGTGGCCGGGCAATGCAGAATATAATGCAGGAGCGGGCGCTGGAGCAGAGTGGCGAGATGAGGAAGGGTAGCGGCTTTGGTAAGGGACAGATGGTAGCTGCCGATTACACCATGAGTCCTTCCATAAATTTCAGCCAGAAAGGGACGAGTGGTGTGGGGGGAGCACTGGGCGGACTTTTCGGTTCTGTGGGCAAGGTAGTGGGCGCAGTGGCGGGTGGTTTTAAATCGAACGAAGCTTCTACCACCCTCTTACTCGTTGACAACCGCTCCGGTATCCAACTCGCCGCCGCGGAAGGGAGCGCAAAGAATTTCGACTTTTCCCTGGCGGGGGCGGCCTTCGGTAGCGGTGGAGGGGGCGGCATGGGCGGATACACCAGTACACCCGAGGGAAAAATACTTACCGCTGCTTTCATGGATTCTTATAACAAACTGGTGAGAGTGGTACGCAGTTACCGGGCCCAGGAAGTCAAAGGAGGATTGGGGACCGGTGGACGACTCGGCGTACAGGGAGGCCAGACGCCCGCATCAAGGCAATTACGATAG
- a CDS encoding TetR/AcrR family transcriptional regulator: MGLTERRKREREIRREAAIDAAMAIYDEEGYHAITMEKIAERAELSRAALYLYFKSKEEILISAIVANADYFALLLEDVYENREKVKNQLLEKLWDSFEKFYEKDPIAFTAWQYFHQSEMIGNLPAELRDLLHEVGSKVVALQHKIVGYAVAEKVFVECDPRALAQVIWSVFLGIAYLERSKAVISRKSHMEGTRKLALQILTRGVSSGFREKEAKCKRSGR; encoded by the coding sequence ATGGGATTAACCGAGCGGAGAAAGAGAGAGCGGGAGATAAGGCGTGAGGCGGCGATCGATGCGGCAATGGCCATATATGACGAGGAAGGATACCACGCCATTACCATGGAAAAGATAGCGGAGCGTGCGGAATTAAGCAGGGCGGCCCTCTATCTCTACTTCAAAAGCAAGGAGGAGATCTTAATAAGTGCAATAGTGGCGAATGCCGATTACTTTGCCCTTCTCCTCGAAGATGTATATGAGAACCGTGAAAAGGTAAAAAACCAGCTACTGGAGAAATTGTGGGACAGCTTCGAGAAGTTTTATGAGAAGGACCCCATAGCTTTTACGGCCTGGCAATATTTTCATCAAAGCGAGATGATCGGAAACCTCCCTGCGGAATTACGTGACCTTCTTCACGAGGTGGGTTCGAAGGTGGTTGCGCTTCAGCACAAGATAGTCGGCTATGCAGTGGCGGAGAAGGTGTTTGTCGAGTGCGACCCGCGAGCACTCGCCCAGGTCATATGGTCCGTCTTTTTGGGAATCGCCTATCTTGAGAGAAGTAAGGCCGTAATTTCACGCAAAAGCCATATGGAAGGCACTCGGAAGCTCGCGTTACAGATCCTGACCCGTGGCGTTTCGTCAGGGTTCCGAGAAAAGGAGGCAAAATGCAAGAGATCGGGCAGGTAA
- a CDS encoding class I SAM-dependent methyltransferase yields the protein MQEIGQVRTIGPLMSEMKGGKSVRKRGNPPDARLIADHDHGSAVSRLGLVDGAEFRKGKSPDLSTRAGGTEYAQGLLKVIVADPDWTVLDIGGASGDMAIPLARKVKSVIVAGFSHRSTDLARRYCLEQGITNLSFLPNEGKDHEWDRIDECDVVVASGAALYQDLPGMIVGLDERARRKIVVSATVGDGPFDRRIYEAAGRKLDMGPSYTSLYYDVIHKYLGILANIVFVSEKKSDGWANREEALEAQKWMFEDLTLREEERIRRFLDDHLVRTEGIWRLPYEGESKWAIMWWEKKKEQIRTGRSKRCGYSAGSRMRRKNNASVE from the coding sequence ATGCAAGAGATCGGGCAGGTAAGGACGATCGGTCCATTGATGTCGGAGATGAAAGGGGGCAAGAGCGTCAGAAAACGTGGGAACCCCCCGGATGCAAGGCTTATCGCCGATCACGACCACGGCAGTGCGGTCAGCCGGCTTGGGCTGGTCGACGGGGCGGAATTCCGCAAAGGGAAGAGTCCGGATCTGTCGACACGGGCAGGGGGAACCGAATACGCGCAAGGCCTCCTCAAGGTGATCGTGGCTGATCCCGATTGGACTGTATTGGATATAGGGGGCGCAAGCGGCGACATGGCTATCCCGCTGGCTCGAAAAGTCAAAAGCGTTATTGTCGCAGGGTTTTCCCATCGCAGTACCGATCTCGCGCGAAGGTACTGCCTCGAACAGGGAATAACCAATTTGTCTTTTCTTCCCAATGAGGGAAAAGATCATGAGTGGGACCGCATTGACGAATGCGATGTGGTCGTTGCATCGGGAGCGGCACTTTATCAAGATCTGCCCGGAATGATTGTGGGATTGGATGAAAGGGCACGAAGGAAAATTGTCGTCTCGGCAACAGTGGGAGACGGGCCTTTCGATCGTCGCATATATGAGGCGGCGGGCCGAAAGCTCGATATGGGTCCGAGTTATACCTCGCTTTATTATGATGTCATCCACAAATATCTGGGCATCCTTGCAAACATTGTATTTGTGAGTGAGAAGAAGTCCGATGGATGGGCCAACAGAGAGGAAGCCCTGGAAGCACAGAAGTGGATGTTCGAGGACCTGACCCTGAGAGAAGAAGAAAGAATAAGGCGTTTTCTGGACGATCATCTCGTCCGGACCGAAGGCATATGGAGGCTTCCCTACGAAGGGGAATCAAAATGGGCAATCATGTGGTGGGAAAAAAAGAAAGAGCAGATCCGGACAGGAAGAAGCAAGAGGTGCGGGTACTCTGCCGGTTCGCGCATGAGGCGCAAGAACAATGCCTCCGTTGAATAA
- a CDS encoding SDR family NAD(P)-dependent oxidoreductase produces MNFIDLSGRVALITGAGKGIGEAIAERFVEARAAVALVSLHGAREATERLKSKGADVEAFACDVSDPKAVRETVDAVLKRFDHIDILVNNAGVGGEIAPVWEVSDEEWNRVISTDLSGVFYCCRAIVPHMRSRGWGRIITVASVAGKEGNPNMAPYSAAKAGVIGFTKSLGKEVAKDNITVNVITPGVIKTGLVNELTPEQAKYLIERIPMGRIGKAEEVAAMVHWLASDDATFSTGAVFDLSGGRATY; encoded by the coding sequence ATGAATTTTATCGATCTTAGCGGCCGGGTAGCTCTAATTACCGGCGCAGGGAAAGGAATCGGCGAGGCGATCGCCGAGAGGTTCGTCGAAGCCCGCGCTGCAGTCGCGCTTGTCAGCCTTCACGGCGCCCGGGAGGCGACCGAGAGGCTAAAGTCCAAAGGGGCCGATGTGGAGGCCTTTGCATGCGATGTGTCGGACCCGAAGGCAGTGAGGGAGACGGTCGATGCAGTCCTCAAGAGATTCGATCATATCGATATACTGGTCAATAATGCCGGTGTGGGGGGAGAGATCGCCCCGGTGTGGGAGGTATCCGACGAGGAATGGAACCGGGTAATATCGACCGATCTGTCGGGGGTATTCTATTGCTGCCGAGCAATCGTCCCCCACATGCGAAGCCGCGGATGGGGAAGGATCATCACCGTGGCAAGCGTGGCCGGAAAGGAAGGGAACCCCAATATGGCTCCCTATAGCGCGGCCAAGGCCGGCGTAATAGGATTTACAAAATCATTGGGGAAAGAGGTCGCAAAAGATAACATCACGGTGAACGTCATCACTCCCGGCGTAATTAAGACGGGATTGGTAAACGAGCTGACCCCGGAGCAAGCAAAGTATCTCATTGAGCGCATCCCTATGGGAAGGATCGGCAAGGCCGAAGAGGTGGCTGCCATGGTCCATTGGCTCGCTTCCGACGATGCCACTTTCAGTACAGGGGCGGTTTTCGACCTGTCAGGAGGACGCGCCACATATTAG
- a CDS encoding ester cyclase has protein sequence MGAIEEANKRAVLEFYELLLNRKDFEASRRFMADGYIQHNPAVGDRPEGLKTFVAFLKENFPDQRNEIKRVIAEGDYVVLHVHALRPPETMGRVIIEIFRLREGKIEEHWDVIQSIPEQSANPNGMF, from the coding sequence ATGGGAGCAATTGAAGAAGCAAATAAAAGGGCGGTCCTGGAGTTTTACGAGCTGCTCCTGAACAGGAAAGATTTCGAAGCCTCCAGGAGATTCATGGCTGACGGGTATATACAACATAATCCCGCGGTGGGCGACCGCCCCGAAGGACTGAAAACATTTGTCGCCTTCCTGAAGGAGAATTTTCCTGATCAAAGAAACGAAATCAAACGAGTCATCGCAGAGGGCGACTACGTGGTCCTCCACGTGCATGCCCTGCGTCCCCCTGAAACCATGGGACGGGTCATTATTGAGATATTCAGGCTCCGGGAAGGAAAGATAGAAGAACATTGGGATGTAATACAATCGATTCCCGAGCAGTCAGCGAACCCGAACGGGATGTTCTGA
- a CDS encoding TRAP transporter large permease: protein MNEITVGILALLILLILFLTGIELAFCMAIIGFAGFVYLVSFSAACNLLVKDFFDTFTSYSYTVIPLFVLMGQIASNSDIAKRLYTASHKWVGHVPGGLAMTTVAGATIFKAMCGSTLATAATFAGIAIPEMDRYGYKKELSTGVVASVGTIGMLIPPTVVLIIYGIIVEQSIGRLFLAGIVPGLLIAFFFLCVIYGWVKIDPTVAPATPKASWAERLHVLPEFIVVAVIFTVVIGGLMIGVFSPTEAGSIGTLAVLVLAACRKELTFRVLVKSWDESLRTAVMTLMLIAGSVVLGHFLAVTEIPFIAADWVTGLPIPRFCVMILIIMVYLVGGSFIDDLAFMILATPIFYPAVVKLGYDPIWFGIMVGITIMIGVIIPPVAICVFVVRNITGVPFNVIYKGVLPFLLSLIAAALLLFIFPQIATFLPNFFMGSGGG, encoded by the coding sequence ATGAATGAGATAACCGTCGGTATTCTGGCCCTCCTGATACTCCTGATCCTCTTTCTCACCGGGATCGAGCTGGCCTTCTGCATGGCCATTATCGGATTTGCGGGCTTCGTCTATCTCGTCTCTTTCTCCGCGGCCTGTAATCTCCTCGTGAAAGACTTCTTCGACACCTTCACGTCTTACAGCTACACTGTTATCCCTCTTTTTGTCCTCATGGGACAGATCGCGTCAAATTCGGATATTGCGAAACGCCTCTATACCGCCTCCCATAAATGGGTAGGCCACGTGCCCGGGGGCCTTGCCATGACCACCGTGGCCGGCGCTACGATTTTCAAGGCCATGTGCGGCTCGACTCTCGCCACCGCTGCCACCTTCGCGGGGATTGCCATCCCTGAGATGGACCGCTATGGTTACAAAAAAGAGCTCTCCACGGGAGTGGTCGCTTCGGTAGGCACCATCGGCATGTTGATCCCCCCCACCGTGGTGCTCATTATATACGGCATCATAGTAGAACAATCCATAGGACGGCTCTTCCTCGCAGGGATTGTGCCGGGCCTTCTCATCGCCTTCTTCTTTCTGTGCGTAATTTATGGATGGGTGAAAATCGATCCGACTGTTGCGCCCGCGACCCCCAAGGCATCCTGGGCCGAAAGACTCCATGTATTACCCGAGTTTATCGTCGTGGCTGTCATCTTCACCGTTGTTATAGGGGGGCTCATGATAGGCGTCTTCAGCCCCACGGAAGCCGGCAGCATCGGCACCCTTGCGGTCCTTGTCCTTGCCGCGTGCAGAAAGGAGCTCACCTTCAGGGTACTCGTGAAATCATGGGACGAATCGCTGAGGACCGCGGTCATGACCCTTATGCTGATTGCCGGATCGGTGGTACTCGGCCACTTTCTCGCGGTCACGGAGATACCCTTCATCGCGGCGGACTGGGTCACGGGCCTTCCTATTCCTCGCTTTTGCGTGATGATCCTCATAATCATGGTCTACCTTGTAGGCGGCTCCTTTATCGACGACCTTGCTTTTATGATCCTTGCGACGCCCATTTTTTATCCTGCCGTGGTCAAGCTGGGCTATGATCCCATCTGGTTTGGCATCATGGTCGGCATCACCATTATGATCGGCGTAATCATTCCGCCGGTCGCAATCTGTGTCTTCGTGGTGAGGAATATCACGGGTGTGCCTTTCAACGTCATCTACAAGGGCGTTCTGCCCTTTCTCCTGAGTCTTATCGCGGCTGCCCTTCTCCTCTTTATCTTTCCCCAGATCGCCACATTTCTGCCCAATTTTTTTATGGGCTCCGGTGGCGGTTGA
- a CDS encoding TRAP transporter small permease, whose product MKQFLLAVKRLDITCHTIAGIVLAFMMLVTLGDVFMRNIGHPIVGTVELISFCGSVVVGFAIPYASWMKVHVYVDILITKLNTRNRMIMSAMTRVLAIALFIFIGYNFILYGLDLKNTHEVSAGLKLPYYPIPFGLSFSCFLQAVTLFADFVKTVKGGDYE is encoded by the coding sequence ATGAAACAATTTTTGTTGGCAGTCAAAAGACTCGATATCACCTGCCATACCATTGCCGGGATCGTGTTGGCTTTTATGATGCTCGTGACCCTGGGCGACGTGTTCATGCGGAATATCGGTCACCCTATCGTGGGCACTGTGGAGCTCATTTCTTTTTGCGGCTCCGTGGTCGTCGGCTTCGCGATCCCCTATGCGTCCTGGATGAAGGTACATGTCTACGTTGACATCCTGATCACAAAGCTCAATACCCGCAACAGGATGATCATGAGCGCCATGACGAGGGTCCTGGCTATCGCCCTTTTTATCTTTATCGGATATAATTTCATTCTCTACGGACTGGATCTAAAGAATACCCATGAAGTGAGCGCGGGACTCAAGCTCCCTTACTACCCCATACCTTTCGGCCTCAGCTTCAGTTGTTTCCTCCAGGCAGTCACCCTCTTTGCCGATTTTGTAAAGACCGTGAAAGGAGGCGACTATGAATGA
- a CDS encoding thiamine pyrophosphate-dependent enzyme, with amino-acid sequence MDFGGMTMAAKQTELTALTEKFRQGHYACPGCGVAIAMRLVLKALGEKTIVAVVTSCSGVISMAYPFTALGVPNFHTAFEIGAPTAGGIAHAMEIRGKKDINVVTFAGDGGTFDIGLQGLSASCDRNENFIYVCLDNEAYMNTGIQSSSATPADAWTMTTPTGRQRSKKKFMEIIAAHRIPYAATASVGFPEDLMTKVLRAKEVRGTRFLHILTPCPTGWRMSEGDTARAAMLSVETRLFPLYEIRDGVDYTVTQEPQGLPVSRYLKMQGRYRHMTDQDISRVQEEVDEEWLRLMSRVAPPCRRERQQS; translated from the coding sequence ATGGATTTCGGAGGAATGACCATGGCAGCGAAGCAGACTGAATTGACGGCCTTGACCGAGAAATTCCGGCAGGGTCACTATGCGTGTCCCGGATGCGGCGTGGCTATCGCCATGCGACTGGTACTTAAAGCCCTCGGCGAAAAGACCATTGTAGCAGTAGTGACCTCGTGCTCGGGCGTAATCAGTATGGCCTACCCCTTCACTGCCCTTGGAGTGCCCAATTTTCATACTGCCTTCGAGATCGGCGCCCCCACGGCGGGAGGCATTGCCCACGCCATGGAAATCAGAGGAAAGAAAGATATCAACGTGGTGACCTTCGCCGGTGACGGCGGCACTTTCGATATAGGGCTTCAGGGCCTTTCCGCCTCCTGTGACAGAAATGAGAATTTCATCTATGTCTGTCTCGATAATGAGGCGTACATGAATACGGGCATCCAATCAAGCTCGGCAACCCCCGCGGACGCATGGACCATGACCACCCCAACGGGGCGGCAAAGGAGCAAGAAAAAATTTATGGAAATTATCGCGGCTCACAGGATACCCTATGCCGCGACGGCATCCGTCGGCTTTCCCGAAGACCTTATGACCAAGGTCCTTAGAGCTAAAGAAGTCAGGGGCACCAGATTCCTCCATATTCTGACCCCTTGTCCCACGGGGTGGAGAATGAGCGAGGGCGACACCGCAAGGGCCGCCATGCTTTCGGTGGAAACCAGGCTTTTTCCGCTTTACGAGATCCGCGACGGCGTGGACTATACAGTCACTCAAGAGCCTCAGGGGCTACCGGTGAGCCGGTACCTGAAAATGCAGGGCAGATACCGCCATATGACCGATCAGGACATCTCACGGGTCCAGGAGGAGGTCGACGAGGAGTGGCTGCGGCTTATGTCCCGAGTTGCCCCTCCCTGCCGGCGGGAAAGGCAACAATCTTAA
- a CDS encoding FAD-dependent oxidoreductase translates to MKNRRSYEQIDLKRIAPYSDTTTESFKTGHWGPRKPKYEEKISPCREACPAGNDIAGVLAKAGSGDFDGALSLLLAENPLPGVCGRVCYHPCQTKCNRAEFDQAVEIRSLERALSDYGSVTLPIQKNKKPKRVAVIGSGPAGLSAAYFLARLGHKITLFEQREELGGVLRYGIPPYRLPKDVLDREISRIINLGIEVKTKTKVDKNLLKKLRADYDALFLSVGAWLPRGLFLEGPHGKDVLKGLDFLSNPRARKTAAGKKRIVVIGGGDVAVDVARTALRLSGKGSTVTMVAPESPGSFPAIPEAVREAMEEGIKMYGGFRPAALNGSRKLENITFSKTKVISDLETGLYTMMPARGKPLTLEADLVISAIGQVPETSPISAGLLEEDGSHVYVDRFGMTPLDKLYAGGDLVKQRPAVVDAIASGKRSALAIHLSDGKKEKTISSITLGNGPSLSFRSYLAPDGVNLKKTVEYSQLNTLVYRTSTPNYGDTQSPESRAANFAEITAALKKEKAIEEAKRCFNCGRCVECDLCYFLCPDISIFKGLKKGYEVDKDYCKGCSICAVTCPRHVIEMEENR, encoded by the coding sequence TTGAAAAATAGACGCTCTTATGAACAGATCGATTTGAAAAGGATTGCCCCCTATTCCGATACCACCACGGAATCCTTTAAAACAGGCCACTGGGGTCCGCGAAAGCCGAAGTATGAGGAAAAAATATCGCCCTGCCGTGAGGCCTGCCCGGCAGGAAACGACATAGCCGGAGTGTTGGCAAAGGCAGGGTCGGGGGATTTTGACGGAGCCCTCTCCTTACTCCTCGCGGAGAATCCTTTGCCCGGCGTGTGCGGCAGGGTCTGTTATCATCCCTGCCAGACGAAATGCAATCGAGCGGAATTTGACCAGGCAGTGGAGATAAGGAGCCTTGAAAGGGCACTCTCCGACTACGGGTCCGTCACACTTCCGATTCAAAAGAACAAGAAACCAAAACGGGTAGCCGTGATCGGCTCCGGTCCCGCGGGACTGTCAGCCGCCTATTTTCTGGCGCGCCTCGGGCATAAAATAACACTGTTCGAACAAAGGGAGGAGCTCGGCGGGGTGCTCCGCTATGGAATTCCCCCCTACCGTCTTCCCAAGGACGTCCTGGACCGGGAGATCTCAAGAATCATAAATCTCGGGATAGAGGTGAAAACCAAAACAAAAGTAGATAAAAACCTGCTTAAAAAATTGCGTGCCGACTATGATGCCCTTTTTCTCTCAGTCGGCGCATGGCTGCCCAGGGGCCTCTTTTTGGAAGGTCCTCACGGGAAGGATGTGCTCAAGGGCCTCGACTTTCTTTCCAACCCCCGGGCACGTAAAACCGCAGCAGGCAAGAAGCGTATAGTGGTGATCGGAGGCGGAGACGTGGCCGTGGACGTGGCAAGAACAGCCTTGCGTCTTTCCGGGAAAGGCTCAACCGTCACCATGGTGGCCCCGGAGAGCCCTGGCAGCTTTCCCGCAATTCCCGAGGCCGTCCGGGAAGCCATGGAAGAAGGAATAAAAATGTACGGGGGATTTCGCCCCGCTGCACTCAATGGCTCCAGGAAACTTGAAAACATCACATTTTCAAAAACAAAAGTAATCAGTGACCTGGAAACGGGTCTTTACACGATGATGCCTGCCAGGGGCAAACCCCTTACCCTGGAAGCGGACCTCGTAATTTCCGCCATAGGACAGGTCCCGGAGACGAGCCCTATTTCTGCCGGGCTGCTGGAAGAAGACGGGAGCCACGTTTACGTGGACCGGTTCGGGATGACCCCGCTCGATAAACTTTACGCAGGTGGCGATCTTGTCAAACAGAGACCCGCGGTGGTGGATGCTATCGCCTCCGGCAAAAGGAGCGCCCTCGCCATTCACCTGTCAGACGGGAAAAAGGAGAAGACCATCTCTTCCATAACCCTCGGAAACGGGCCCTCTCTCTCGTTCCGGTCGTACCTGGCGCCGGACGGGGTGAACCTAAAGAAGACTGTGGAATATTCGCAGTTGAATACCCTTGTCTATCGTACAAGCACTCCGAATTACGGCGATACCCAATCTCCTGAATCGCGGGCGGCAAATTTCGCTGAAATCACCGCAGCACTAAAAAAGGAAAAGGCGATCGAAGAGGCCAAAAGGTGCTTCAATTGCGGACGATGCGTGGAATGCGATCTCTGCTATTTCCTCTGTCCTGATATCTCCATATTCAAAGGTCTTAAGAAGGGCTATGAAGTCGACAAGGATTATTGCAAAGGATGCAGTATTTGTGCGGTGACATGCCCCAGGCACGTGATCGAAATGGAGGAAAACAGATGA
- a CDS encoding 2-oxoacid:acceptor oxidoreductase family protein has protein sequence MIEVKFIGRGGQGAVIASQILAKVYFHMGKYPQCYSLFGGERRGAPVASFLRVDEEKILLKCEIKRPDQIIYMAADLIDEKEIMANLKPGGTIIINNALTRDGFASLRKFRIALVNALSVSEDSGLGSTINTAILGAYCRANPDVPFTFLETAIRETVPARIEENVAAAKRAFDVTELREGVQS, from the coding sequence ATGATTGAAGTGAAGTTTATCGGCAGAGGCGGGCAAGGTGCGGTCATCGCATCCCAGATACTCGCGAAGGTGTACTTTCACATGGGCAAATACCCCCAATGCTATTCCCTCTTCGGGGGGGAGCGGCGCGGAGCCCCCGTGGCGAGTTTTCTGAGGGTAGACGAGGAGAAGATCCTCCTCAAGTGCGAGATAAAAAGGCCTGATCAGATAATCTACATGGCCGCAGACCTCATCGACGAGAAGGAGATAATGGCGAACCTGAAACCGGGTGGTACGATCATCATCAATAACGCCCTCACCCGTGATGGTTTTGCCTCTCTGAGGAAGTTCAGGATCGCCCTTGTCAATGCCTTGTCCGTCTCCGAGGACTCCGGTCTCGGAAGCACAATCAATACCGCAATCCTCGGCGCGTACTGCCGGGCGAACCCCGATGTGCCCTTTACCTTTCTCGAGACGGCCATAAGAGAGACTGTGCCTGCCAGGATAGAAGAAAACGTGGCCGCCGCAAAAAGGGCATTCGACGTAACGGAGTTGCGCGAGGGGGTGCAATCTTGA